The Thermobifida halotolerans sequence TCCGGACCCCACTCAGACCTCCCCGAGGCCGACGAGGATCTGCTCCAGGACGCCTTCGACCAGGTGGGGCAGGCTCGGCGCGGGCTGCGGGTCGAGTTCGGCGAGCTGGACCGTGCCGTTCTGGGCCAGCCACTCCTCCACCTTTTCCGCGGTGAGCGGCGTGTTCTCGGCGAGCCGCTGCCGCCACGGCCAGGCCGCGCCGTGGTCCAGCGGCACCCACGACACCGCCGTCCGCCACCCGGCCGGACCGTCCTCGGTTGCGAGGACACCGACCGGATCAAGGGCCGCCCCCAGGGCGGGGCTCCACACCAGCAGCACGAACAGCCGACGTCGGGACGGGTTCACGTGGTCTCCTTCGGGGTGTGGTCGGGCAGCAGCGAGGCCATGTAGCCGACCGTGGAACGGAAGGCATCAGCGGTACGGGCGTGCACCCGCCGGCGGCCTTGGGGGCCCATGACCTCGCCGTGCAGGCCGTAGGCCTGGGCGGTCTGGTTGATCAGGTGCAGCCGGGTGCCGAACAACTCGACGGCGGCGCCGATGCGGTCGGGCCGCGACAGGCCGGTGAGGATCACCGGAAGCCCGGGCGGGAGTTCGGCGGCCAGCCAGTGCAGGCCGGGCAGCAGCCACGACTCCCAGTCCTCACCCGAACGCATGGTCTGGGCGTTGACCGCGATCGCGGGAGGGTGGGTGTCGGCGATCCACTCGCCCCACCGCGCCAGGTCCTCCAACCGGAACCAGTACACGTTGGGCACGGTGAGCAGTCCGGCTTCGGCGAACTCGGCGGCCAGGATGAGGGAGCGGCGCAGGTTGAGCAGGTGCTCGGAGCGGGGCCAGTTGCCGTACACGCTGTAGTTGCAGGCCAGCACCAGATCCCAGCCCTGGGCCGCGATCCGTTCCACCAGCCGGTCGCGGCGGCGCGCCGTCCACAACGCCTCCACCAGCGGGTCCGTGCCGTAACCGGACAGCACCGCCAACTGGCCCGGGCGCAGCCCCAGGAGTTCGTGGGCGTCGGCGCCGTCGCTCCATCGCGGGTAGAGGCGGTGGCTGTCCGCAGAGAACACCCGGCGCAGCCCCACCGCGTAGGCGGGCCAGTCCAGGTGCGCGTCCAAC is a genomic window containing:
- a CDS encoding DUF4417 domain-containing protein; this translates as MSRTGLPLPGRGCDCSTCAFWTGPDGRGGPATVEPLCSGCNSDCSYCGCARAEAATGSGACGTCPIRCGSRDNIRAWMADVGGTLTFDDIELHGRLPEGLPAYIPQVDGTGVPELDAHLDWPAYAVGLRRVFSADSHRLYPRWSDGADAHELLGLRPGQLAVLSGYGTDPLVEALWTARRRDRLVERIAAQGWDLVLACNYSVYGNWPRSEHLLNLRRSLILAAEFAEAGLLTVPNVYWFRLEDLARWGEWIADTHPPAIAVNAQTMRSGEDWESWLLPGLHWLAAELPPGLPVILTGLSRPDRIGAAVELFGTRLHLINQTAQAYGLHGEVMGPQGRRRVHARTADAFRSTVGYMASLLPDHTPKETT